In Thiospirochaeta perfilievii, a single window of DNA contains:
- a CDS encoding thiamine ABC transporter substrate-binding protein, which translates to MKKLTLLFLLIVMSFSLFASSNNEEKQTVTDELVIYAYDSFTSEWGPGPQIVPLFEEKYGVKVNMVSFGDAGSVLTKVISEKEAPKADIVIGIDNNLLAKALKSDVLKPYSSDTVKSLDKGLQFDKKSSLIPFDYGYFSIIYDSKVLSNPPKSLEDLTKPEYKNSLILMDPRTSSPGLGFLLWTISVYGDKYLDYWNRLKPSILTITDGWTSGYGLFTQGEAPMVLSYTTSPSYHIEYEDNNRYKALLFEEGNYMQLEGLGIVKGSKNEVNAKKFIDFMLSADAQQIIPLTNWMFPVNNSVELPKSYDSALKPETSLQLDFSDIEKNYEVWINQWSENAVK; encoded by the coding sequence ATGAAAAAACTAACACTTCTATTTTTATTAATAGTTATGTCCTTCTCATTATTTGCATCAAGTAATAATGAAGAAAAACAAACAGTTACAGATGAATTAGTCATCTATGCCTATGACTCTTTTACCTCTGAGTGGGGTCCAGGACCTCAAATAGTTCCACTTTTTGAAGAGAAGTATGGTGTAAAAGTTAACATGGTAAGTTTTGGTGATGCAGGATCTGTATTAACAAAGGTTATTAGTGAAAAAGAGGCACCAAAAGCAGATATAGTAATTGGTATAGACAACAATTTATTAGCTAAAGCTTTAAAGAGTGATGTTCTTAAACCATACTCTAGTGACACTGTTAAGAGCTTAGATAAGGGGCTTCAATTTGATAAAAAGAGTAGCCTTATCCCCTTTGACTACGGATACTTCTCAATTATTTATGACTCAAAAGTATTAAGTAATCCACCAAAATCTTTAGAAGATTTAACAAAACCCGAGTATAAAAACTCTTTAATCCTTATGGACCCAAGAACTTCTAGCCCAGGTTTAGGATTTCTATTATGGACAATCTCAGTATATGGGGATAAATACTTAGACTACTGGAACAGATTAAAACCTTCAATTTTAACTATAACCGATGGTTGGACATCAGGTTATGGACTTTTTACCCAGGGGGAAGCTCCTATGGTATTAAGTTATACAACAAGTCCCAGCTACCATATAGAGTATGAAGATAATAATCGATATAAAGCTCTACTTTTTGAAGAAGGGAACTATATGCAATTAGAAGGTTTAGGTATTGTTAAAGGTTCTAAAAATGAAGTTAATGCTAAAAAATTCATCGACTTTATGTTATCTGCAGATGCACAACAGATCATTCCACTTACAAACTGGATGTTTCCTGTAAATAACTCTGTAGAACTACCAAAATCCTATGATTCAGCCCTAAAACCTGAGACATCCCTACAACTAGACTTTAGTGATATTGAAAAGAATTACGAAGTCTGGATTAATCAGTGGTCGGAAAACGCTGTAAAATAG
- a CDS encoding caspase family protein: MKGIKNDKKIRIAIFLLLSISLYSNENRLVKRYAILIGVNDGGDERAILRYAESDAKMIAEVFSDIGGIEKSDSILLLNPTLSTIKRSLDRLTKRIMSDGDKTRTELVFYYSGHSTEEGLLIRDDLYSYLTLKQDLENTTADVKIGILDSCSSGAFTLLKGGKHSAAFLVDESIKTTGHAFITSSAEDESAQESNTLQASFFTHFLVSALRGAADTSLDGKVSLHEAYSYASNETLARTETTQAGAQHASYDFRLSGSGDIVLTDLRNAESSLELADEDFGRFFIRDREDNLISEVNKKYGSSLRISVPSSTYTVIKEVDGIYYKQQITLYVGDSKPLTLNNYKEFTPEKNVIRGGKSNQIEYDLNVPEATAVFGWSTMDNIRELRSDINLFSKAGSLNGFQIALGSMVINDAFGAQISALFNVNGGDLSGLQLSGLFNTTGGNIENYGVQISGLYNWISNGSDSVTLQSSGLFNHIGSDTEGNVVQLSGLNNFIGGNSHGFNIQLTGLYNRSKNTSGIQLAGLFNMSKNMNGLQISSLFNSGEQFKGIQVSSLYNSADNVYGAQISLVNKADYVYGTQIGLININKDIKGLSIGLINISTDGIKNFNYRYNDTTKEQFIDYQFGSSILYHLLYVGLPKDLQNIETFSIGAGLGLHIPLGSLYTEADFSLNNRLLYTKNNIEYLRSHPNLSLKLALPLWDDFAIFAGINFEFEDIFSNNTLNNTYLDDIEIAEHSFFIGFRI, from the coding sequence ATTAAAGGAATAAAAAATGATAAAAAAATAAGAATAGCAATTTTTCTTCTATTATCAATATCACTTTATTCAAATGAGAACCGTTTAGTAAAAAGGTACGCTATACTTATTGGGGTTAATGATGGTGGGGATGAGAGAGCCATATTAAGATACGCAGAGTCCGATGCTAAAATGATAGCAGAAGTTTTCTCGGATATTGGTGGGATTGAGAAAAGTGATAGTATATTACTTCTAAACCCTACCCTATCTACTATTAAAAGATCCCTAGACCGATTAACAAAAAGAATAATGTCTGATGGGGATAAAACTAGAACTGAACTTGTATTCTACTACTCTGGCCACTCAACAGAGGAGGGATTATTAATTAGAGATGATTTATACTCATATTTAACCTTAAAGCAGGATCTTGAGAACACAACAGCTGATGTTAAAATAGGAATTCTAGACTCCTGTTCCTCTGGGGCATTTACCCTTTTAAAAGGTGGTAAACACAGTGCTGCATTTTTAGTTGATGAGTCTATAAAAACAACTGGACACGCATTTATCACATCATCTGCAGAGGATGAGTCAGCCCAGGAGTCAAATACTCTTCAGGCATCATTTTTTACCCATTTTCTTGTATCTGCACTTAGGGGAGCTGCAGATACGTCCCTAGATGGTAAAGTATCACTCCATGAGGCCTATAGTTACGCCTCCAACGAGACCCTAGCTAGGACAGAAACAACACAAGCTGGGGCACAACATGCATCCTATGACTTTAGACTCTCAGGCTCTGGAGATATCGTTTTAACAGATTTAAGAAATGCAGAGTCCAGCCTTGAGTTAGCTGATGAAGATTTTGGTAGATTTTTTATCAGAGATAGGGAGGATAATCTAATTAGTGAGGTTAATAAAAAATATGGTTCATCCCTTAGAATATCAGTACCTTCATCAACTTATACAGTAATAAAAGAGGTTGATGGGATATATTATAAGCAACAAATTACCCTCTACGTTGGTGATAGTAAGCCCCTAACACTAAATAATTATAAAGAGTTTACACCTGAGAAGAATGTAATCCGTGGAGGAAAAAGTAATCAAATTGAGTATGATTTAAATGTTCCTGAAGCCACAGCTGTTTTTGGATGGTCCACAATGGATAATATACGTGAGTTAAGAAGTGATATAAATCTTTTTTCTAAGGCAGGTTCCCTTAATGGATTTCAAATTGCCCTAGGTAGTATGGTTATCAATGATGCCTTTGGGGCCCAGATTTCAGCACTCTTTAATGTAAATGGTGGAGATCTTTCCGGGTTACAACTATCAGGTCTATTTAATACAACTGGAGGGAATATTGAGAACTACGGAGTACAGATCTCAGGACTATACAATTGGATAAGTAATGGTTCAGACTCTGTAACACTTCAAAGCTCTGGTCTATTTAACCATATAGGATCTGATACTGAGGGAAATGTTGTTCAATTATCTGGTCTAAACAACTTTATAGGAGGGAACTCCCACGGTTTTAATATACAGCTAACAGGTCTTTATAATCGTAGTAAAAATACGTCTGGTATCCAATTAGCTGGACTTTTTAATATGTCTAAAAATATGAATGGTTTGCAAATATCATCTTTATTTAACAGTGGGGAGCAGTTTAAAGGTATACAAGTTTCATCCCTTTATAATAGTGCAGATAATGTTTATGGTGCTCAGATATCCCTAGTTAATAAAGCTGACTATGTATATGGAACTCAAATAGGTCTAATTAATATTAATAAGGATATTAAAGGCCTCTCTATTGGATTAATAAATATCTCAACAGATGGAATAAAAAACTTTAACTATAGGTACAATGATACAACTAAAGAACAGTTTATAGATTATCAGTTTGGATCTAGTATTTTATATCATCTACTATATGTTGGATTACCTAAGGACCTACAAAATATTGAGACCTTTAGTATTGGGGCAGGGTTAGGTCTTCATATCCCACTAGGAAGTCTATATACTGAAGCTGACTTCTCCTTAAATAACAGATTGTTATATACTAAAAACAATATTGAATATTTAAGAAGTCATCCAAATTTAAGCTTAAAGTTAGCTCTACCGTTATGGGATGACTTTGCAATATTTGCTGGTATAAATTTTGAATTTGAAGATATATTCTCCAATAATACACTTAATAATACATATTTAGATGATATAGAGATTGCTGAACACTCATTTTTTATTGGTTTCAGAATTTGA
- a CDS encoding RNA polymerase sigma factor, which produces MDIELLYKKYGPMVYRRCKTMLKNEEQATDAMQDVFVQLIRKKDDLTMDAPSSLLYTIATNTCLNIIRKRKNTPECESDEILQIIASYDDPTKLVLTNHFLERLFKSEKSSTKTIAVLHYVDGFTLEETANQVGLSVSGVRKRLRNLREKSLLLKEQ; this is translated from the coding sequence ATGGATATAGAATTATTGTACAAAAAATATGGACCTATGGTTTATAGACGGTGTAAGACAATGCTTAAAAATGAAGAGCAAGCTACAGATGCGATGCAGGATGTTTTTGTTCAATTAATTAGAAAAAAGGATGATTTAACTATGGATGCTCCATCAAGTCTTTTATATACAATAGCAACAAATACCTGCTTAAATATCATAAGAAAAAGGAAAAACACTCCTGAGTGTGAGTCTGATGAGATCCTACAAATAATTGCAAGTTATGATGATCCTACTAAATTAGTTCTCACAAATCATTTTTTAGAGCGATTATTCAAAAGTGAGAAAAGTTCTACAAAAACTATAGCAGTTCTGCACTATGTTGATGGATTTACACTAGAGGAGACAGCCAACCAAGTAGGCCTTTCTGTCTCTGGAGTTAGAAAAAGATTAAGAAATTTAAGAGAAAAGTCTCTACTATTAAAGGAGCAATAG
- a CDS encoding FAS1-like dehydratase domain-containing protein — protein MALDMSYKGKEFPSYSFKVEHCKIKELCGAIGDKNPIYFDSEEAKKDGYKDSPAPLTFASLMSFWGYPEIWNRMTEIGIDIKRLLHAKEEYEYLELIYPGDELTGTVSVDSLRDGKMQMACFKTTFKRGSEVVLIAKMTIMVPPAN, from the coding sequence ATGGCATTAGATATGAGTTATAAGGGAAAAGAGTTTCCTTCTTATAGTTTCAAAGTAGAGCACTGCAAAATTAAAGAACTTTGTGGTGCAATTGGTGATAAGAATCCAATATATTTCGATTCAGAAGAGGCAAAAAAAGATGGGTATAAGGACAGTCCTGCACCTTTAACATTTGCTTCATTGATGAGTTTTTGGGGATACCCTGAGATCTGGAATAGAATGACTGAGATTGGTATTGATATTAAAAGGCTTCTTCATGCAAAAGAGGAGTATGAATATTTAGAACTAATTTATCCAGGTGATGAACTTACAGGTACTGTATCTGTGGACTCCTTAAGGGATGGAAAGATGCAGATGGCTTGTTTTAAAACTACATTTAAACGGGGAAGTGAAGTTGTTTTAATTGCAAAAATGACTATTATGGTTCCACCGGCAAACTAG
- a CDS encoding MaoC/PaaZ C-terminal domain-containing protein translates to MSLDINKLSVGDIIPEIKFDEVTQVQLIKYAGAAGDFNPIHTVPSYAKEAGLDGTIAHGMLIMGMLGKLISDWSGIKHVTKYGVSFKSKTVPGDTLIAKGEIKKITPGDGFSLVDCKVYIEDTSGDVKVDGKVTIKL, encoded by the coding sequence ATGAGTTTAGATATAAATAAATTGAGTGTTGGAGATATTATCCCTGAAATTAAATTTGATGAAGTAACCCAGGTACAGCTTATTAAGTACGCTGGAGCTGCAGGAGATTTTAACCCAATACATACAGTCCCATCCTACGCTAAAGAGGCGGGTTTAGACGGTACAATTGCCCACGGTATGTTGATAATGGGTATGCTAGGAAAGCTTATATCAGATTGGTCTGGTATAAAACACGTAACAAAGTACGGTGTAAGTTTTAAGAGTAAAACTGTACCTGGTGATACTTTAATTGCAAAGGGTGAGATTAAGAAAATTACTCCAGGAGACGGGTTTTCTTTAGTTGATTGTAAGGTTTATATAGAAGATACATCTGGTGATGTAAAAGTTGATGGAAAGGTTACAATAAAGCTATAA
- a CDS encoding peptidoglycan DD-metalloendopeptidase family protein — protein sequence MVLKNKIFLILLTLINSITLFSYPEISTRNSDILFKQVVADIKENNKRILLRKKIVQPQFYKYIIKNGDTIFSIASRFNISYDSIATLNSLENKLFFPSLKFVYIPTCPGIYTEKIFKDSNIVEVNFNNKNIKLYPGRGFSATERLNFLVTPFKSPLNSPIITSEFGNRENPYTGNTEFHSGLDFRASIGTKVLSPYDGEINNIGYSEFYGNYLIIKHPNGYSSHYYHLNRVILKVGDKLKKGDLVATTGNSGKSTGPHLHFEIHLNEEPINPRLLLGEV from the coding sequence TTGGTTTTAAAAAATAAGATTTTTTTAATATTACTAACACTAATAAACTCAATTACTCTTTTCTCATATCCAGAAATTTCAACTAGAAATAGTGATATCTTATTTAAACAGGTTGTTGCTGATATCAAAGAGAATAATAAGAGAATATTATTGAGAAAAAAGATAGTTCAACCACAATTTTATAAGTATATTATTAAAAATGGAGACACTATTTTCTCTATTGCATCTAGATTTAATATAAGCTACGACTCCATAGCGACCCTAAATAGCTTAGAAAACAAACTTTTTTTTCCAAGTCTTAAATTCGTCTATATTCCTACCTGTCCAGGGATATATACTGAAAAGATTTTTAAAGATTCCAATATAGTTGAAGTTAATTTTAATAATAAAAACATAAAACTATACCCGGGAAGAGGGTTTTCTGCTACGGAAAGACTAAATTTTTTAGTAACTCCATTTAAAAGTCCATTAAACAGTCCAATAATAACATCAGAATTTGGAAATAGAGAGAATCCATATACAGGGAATACAGAGTTCCACTCTGGTTTAGATTTTAGGGCATCTATAGGGACTAAGGTTCTATCCCCCTATGATGGAGAGATTAATAATATAGGTTATTCTGAATTTTATGGGAATTATTTAATAATTAAACACCCCAATGGGTATTCATCCCACTACTACCACTTAAACAGGGTAATTTTAAAGGTGGGAGATAAGTTAAAAAAAGGTGATTTAGTTGCTACTACGGGGAACAGTGGTAAGTCAACAGGCCCTCATCTACATTTTGAAATTCATCTAAATGAAGAGCCTATTAACCCAAGACTACTTCTTGGTGAAGTATAA
- a CDS encoding PHP domain-containing protein, whose product MIDLHSHTTCSDGSLTPKELIQKAKEIGLKAIAITDHDTLSGLKDGKEAAIESDITFIPGVELEITYPYKGEFHLLGLGLKKNDGALSRALDELQDYRIERNREMIHLLNKDGINISYNDLTSIAGGEIIARPHFSRFLVNNGYAKNQNEAFKKYLTPGCPYFVPKRSLELKDAINLIHESEGKAVIAHPQSLYISWSKLPEILKGYKSLGLDGIEAWHGGNSKKDCTKFEKIASDLKLIVSGGSDYHGLNIEDRVLGVGAGERSIPDIFLSNFI is encoded by the coding sequence ATGATAGATTTACATTCACATACAACTTGTTCCGATGGTTCATTGACTCCTAAAGAATTAATTCAAAAAGCAAAAGAGATTGGCTTAAAAGCTATTGCAATTACAGACCATGACACACTATCTGGATTAAAAGATGGGAAAGAAGCTGCCATAGAAAGTGATATAACATTTATTCCAGGTGTGGAACTTGAGATAACATATCCATATAAAGGAGAGTTTCATCTTCTAGGTCTTGGTTTAAAAAAAAATGATGGTGCTTTAAGTAGAGCTTTAGATGAATTGCAAGATTATCGAATAGAGAGAAATAGAGAGATGATTCATCTGCTGAATAAGGATGGAATCAATATTTCATATAATGATCTAACAAGTATTGCAGGAGGGGAAATTATTGCGAGGCCCCACTTTAGTAGATTTTTAGTAAATAATGGGTATGCAAAAAATCAAAATGAGGCATTTAAAAAGTACTTAACCCCAGGCTGCCCCTATTTTGTCCCAAAAAGATCATTAGAGCTAAAGGATGCAATAAATTTAATACACGAATCAGAGGGAAAAGCTGTAATAGCCCACCCCCAATCCCTATATATATCTTGGAGTAAACTTCCTGAGATCCTAAAAGGGTATAAAAGTCTAGGCTTAGATGGAATTGAAGCTTGGCACGGTGGAAACAGTAAGAAGGATTGTACAAAGTTTGAAAAAATTGCTTCAGACCTTAAACTTATAGTTTCAGGTGGTTCTGATTACCATGGACTAAATATTGAAGACAGGGTCTTAGGTGTTGGTGCTGGAGAGAGAAGTATTCCGGATATATTTTTATCCAACTTTATATAG
- a CDS encoding cyclic nucleotide-binding domain-containing protein, translating into MGIKTVKYKSNSIVYFKGDAPNRVYILKKGSIVTKSKDLKSNEDILTMIKVGEFIGVKNVISNQPYSETVSTLTDSELVVFYKEDFEAFILSNNRIMMQTLVVFSNQLRKIHKDIKELNDQKESSVHSSSDPEENLYELGRYFLKQHKVEHGNYCFKKYNELYPNGKYINDIKTGSLNSVSKKQASSPLGETTKEDDEDIALFFQEGENYMAEENYGKAHECFSKVLESQDGYHKVDALYFNGACLYKLKNYKQCIQNYSTFLSKHKDYNKINEVMFYVGSSYKELGDLEQSKLFLKQVMKRAEGTPLSHLALKELKG; encoded by the coding sequence ATGGGAATTAAAACTGTTAAGTATAAATCAAACTCTATTGTCTATTTTAAAGGAGATGCTCCTAATAGGGTTTATATTCTTAAAAAAGGTTCAATTGTAACAAAATCCAAGGATTTAAAGAGTAATGAAGATATATTAACAATGATCAAAGTAGGTGAATTTATTGGTGTTAAAAATGTTATTAGCAACCAACCTTACTCAGAAACAGTGTCTACTTTAACAGATTCCGAATTAGTTGTTTTTTACAAAGAGGATTTTGAAGCGTTTATACTAAGTAATAATAGAATTATGATGCAGACATTGGTTGTTTTTTCTAACCAATTGCGGAAAATTCATAAGGACATTAAAGAGTTAAATGACCAAAAAGAGAGTAGTGTTCACTCTAGTAGTGATCCTGAAGAGAATTTATACGAGTTAGGTCGGTATTTTCTAAAACAACATAAGGTAGAACATGGTAATTACTGTTTTAAAAAATATAATGAACTTTATCCTAATGGTAAGTATATTAATGATATAAAAACCGGATCATTAAACTCTGTTAGTAAAAAACAAGCAAGTAGTCCTCTCGGTGAGACAACTAAGGAAGATGATGAGGATATTGCCCTATTCTTCCAGGAAGGTGAGAACTATATGGCTGAAGAGAATTATGGAAAGGCCCATGAGTGTTTTTCTAAGGTTTTAGAATCTCAGGATGGTTATCACAAAGTAGATGCTCTCTATTTTAATGGAGCCTGTTTATATAAGCTTAAAAACTATAAGCAGTGTATTCAAAATTACTCAACGTTTTTATCTAAGCATAAGGATTATAACAAGATTAATGAGGTTATGTTCTATGTAGGTAGTTCGTATAAGGAGTTAGGAGATTTAGAGCAGTCTAAATTATTCTTAAAACAGGTTATGAAAAGGGCTGAAGGTACACCTTTGTCTCATCTTGCATTAAAGGAACTAAAGGGTTAA
- a CDS encoding Crp/Fnr family transcriptional regulator — protein sequence MDMSIFKKFEVRYSANEMIFCEFEPGNEFYLIQSGSVRVVKVINDVEKTLDVLKAGEFFGEMAILENAPRSASIIAYEDCVLLEFNKNNFEMLMKGQPQLAFNLLKILSKRIFDQRRRFMTLTIDDLEVKLYDVLLMLIEKQTNFGVLRPNTVIDANISDIAHWAGIPENECKSVLEKIVSKNKIEILRDQIVVKKPDSLKRTVSQYRKSN from the coding sequence ATGGACATGTCAATATTTAAGAAATTTGAGGTTAGATACTCAGCTAATGAGATGATATTTTGTGAGTTCGAACCTGGTAACGAATTTTATTTAATCCAAAGTGGTTCCGTTCGTGTTGTTAAAGTTATTAATGATGTTGAGAAAACCCTAGACGTTTTAAAAGCCGGAGAGTTTTTTGGAGAGATGGCAATTTTGGAAAATGCTCCTAGAAGTGCTTCCATTATAGCATATGAAGATTGTGTATTACTTGAATTTAATAAAAACAACTTTGAAATGTTAATGAAGGGGCAACCACAGTTAGCATTTAATCTTTTAAAAATATTATCTAAAAGGATCTTTGATCAACGAAGGCGATTTATGACATTAACTATAGATGATCTTGAAGTTAAATTATACGATGTTTTATTAATGTTAATTGAGAAACAGACAAACTTTGGTGTTTTGCGACCAAATACTGTAATTGATGCAAATATAAGTGATATAGCCCATTGGGCTGGTATCCCCGAAAATGAGTGTAAATCAGTATTAGAAAAGATTGTTAGTAAGAATAAAATAGAGATTTTAAGGGATCAGATTGTTGTTAAAAAACCAGATTCTTTAAAAAGAACAGTCTCCCAATATAGAAAGAGTAACTAG
- a CDS encoding IMP cyclohydrolase — MIKKDLKQAYKTINSDSFPKNMEVSFFNDSTDRQTMLYEKVTWSIDGEEKGLRYGENPCQPAALYKLVDGNLNFGDVETIKPGNYLGSDVELLQSGKHPGKINIADIDSALNILRYMVDKPATIIIKHNNPCGVAIAENVYDSYYKALMADRIAAFGGAIAVNRELDLETAKKMVEYYHEVIIAPSFADGVLEVFASKKNLRVVRVKNIEKLQKFAKERVLEVKAMIDGGMMVQYSYTPQAQSAADFLPAETTYKGTEYKVNRKPTEKELEDMIFGWLVEAGVTSNSVIYVKDGATVGIGTGEQDRVGVAEIAIDKAYRKLADRKSWEKYQTPFNVLEDKAKRDEILKEVENEKGGLIGSVMISDAFFPFRDGVDIGLKQGVTAIVQPGGSIRDFEAIEACNEYGATMVYTGQRSFRH, encoded by the coding sequence ATGATTAAGAAAGATTTAAAACAGGCGTATAAAACAATTAATAGTGACTCTTTTCCTAAGAATATGGAAGTTTCATTTTTTAATGATTCTACTGATAGACAGACAATGTTATATGAGAAAGTTACATGGAGTATAGATGGTGAAGAGAAGGGATTAAGATATGGAGAGAACCCGTGTCAGCCAGCAGCCCTTTATAAACTTGTAGATGGGAACCTAAACTTTGGAGACGTAGAGACTATTAAGCCTGGGAACTATCTAGGTTCCGATGTAGAGTTATTACAGTCTGGTAAACACCCTGGTAAAATAAATATTGCTGATATTGATAGTGCTTTAAATATTTTAAGATACATGGTTGATAAGCCAGCTACAATAATAATTAAACACAATAACCCCTGTGGTGTTGCAATTGCAGAAAATGTTTATGACTCTTATTATAAGGCTTTAATGGCTGATAGAATTGCAGCCTTTGGTGGTGCTATAGCTGTAAATCGAGAGTTAGATTTAGAAACTGCAAAAAAGATGGTTGAGTACTACCATGAGGTTATTATAGCTCCATCCTTTGCTGATGGTGTATTGGAAGTTTTTGCATCAAAGAAGAATTTGAGAGTTGTTAGGGTTAAAAATATAGAAAAACTACAAAAATTTGCAAAAGAGCGAGTTCTTGAAGTAAAAGCTATGATTGATGGTGGGATGATGGTACAATATTCATATACACCTCAAGCTCAATCCGCTGCTGATTTTTTACCTGCGGAGACAACTTATAAGGGAACTGAGTATAAAGTTAATAGAAAACCAACAGAAAAAGAGCTAGAGGATATGATTTTTGGCTGGCTTGTAGAAGCTGGTGTTACTAGTAACTCTGTAATTTATGTAAAAGATGGTGCTACTGTAGGAATTGGTACAGGTGAACAGGATAGAGTAGGTGTTGCTGAGATTGCTATTGATAAAGCTTACAGAAAATTAGCAGATAGAAAATCATGGGAGAAATATCAAACACCTTTTAATGTTTTAGAAGATAAGGCAAAGAGGGATGAGATTTTAAAAGAAGTTGAAAATGAGAAGGGTGGTTTAATTGGGAGTGTTATGATTTCTGATGCCTTTTTCCCATTTAGAGACGGAGTTGACATTGGTTTAAAACAGGGTGTTACAGCTATTGTTCAACCAGGTGGTTCAATTAGAGACTTTGAAGCAATTGAAGCTTGTAATGAGTACGGAGCAACTATGGTTTATACAGGACAAAGAAGTTTTAGACATTAA